A stretch of Kaistella flava (ex Peng et al. 2021) DNA encodes these proteins:
- a CDS encoding tetratricopeptide repeat protein — MKKNLVIILIFYSFLNLYSQQNQTDYFSGNRTYCKKPDNERVKKIFPLGIKCIQQNQYLGSAVEIFTEVIKIDSTFCDAYFWAGYTLRLSGMNKEAVALYYVADSLAQNKSIEFKQNLATTSMLIGNFNLSRKKYTEITKYFPESPEGFYGIGLTSLFIEDYLNGLDNINIAEKKYSSENKDCQSLKAVLLTLNEKYLESIPYFEKVENKFKKDDTFNGCYALSLKQIGIKNSDEKMIKKAKKYYEKITNKSGLPEKVKFAFKDT; from the coding sequence ATGAAAAAAAATTTAGTTATAATATTAATTTTTTACAGTTTTTTGAATTTATATTCTCAACAAAATCAAACGGATTATTTTTCTGGGAACCGAACTTATTGCAAAAAACCTGATAACGAAAGAGTTAAAAAAATATTTCCTCTTGGAATAAAATGTATCCAGCAAAATCAATATCTTGGAAGTGCTGTAGAAATTTTTACTGAAGTCATAAAAATCGATAGTACATTCTGTGACGCATATTTTTGGGCAGGTTATACTTTAAGATTAAGTGGTATGAATAAAGAAGCAGTTGCTTTGTATTATGTTGCAGATAGCCTTGCACAAAACAAATCAATAGAATTTAAACAAAATCTTGCAACAACTAGTATGTTGATTGGAAATTTTAATCTTTCAAGAAAAAAATATACAGAAATAACAAAATATTTTCCAGAAAGTCCTGAAGGATTTTACGGGATTGGATTAACTTCTTTATTTATTGAAGATTATTTGAATGGACTTGACAATATAAATATCGCAGAAAAAAAATACAGTTCTGAAAATAAAGATTGTCAATCTCTAAAGGCTGTTTTATTGACTCTTAATGAAAAATACTTGGAATCAATACCATATTTTGAAAAAGTCGAAAATAAATTTAAAAAAGATGACACTTTTAACGGTTGCTATGCATTGAGTTTAAAACAAATAGGAATTAAAAATTCCGATGAAAAAATGATAAAGAAAGCCAAAAAATATTACGAAAAGATAACAAATAAAAGTGGACTTCCTGAGAAAGTGAAATTTGCATTCAAAGACACTTAA
- a CDS encoding transposase yields the protein MAYQYFEGVDLLAIEGVSYSTVLSIMSEVGLEGIKKFPTAKHFASWLRLTPNNKISGGKILSNRIPKGSNRLKIALRNAANAIGNLKDSTPLSDFFKRINFRKGRVSAISATARKLAIIIWNMVVKNQAYVNPEGYLFLDEKRKLGLVKRIQKQITKFGLTNEEINFATN from the coding sequence ATGGCCTATCAATATTTTGAAGGTGTAGATTTACTGGCAATAGAAGGAGTTTCCTATTCAACCGTACTTTCAATAATGAGTGAAGTTGGATTAGAGGGTATCAAGAAGTTCCCGACTGCAAAACACTTTGCAAGCTGGTTGAGACTGACCCCAAACAATAAAATAAGTGGTGGTAAAATACTTTCTAATAGGATCCCAAAAGGAAGTAACCGTTTAAAAATCGCTTTAAGAAATGCAGCAAATGCGATTGGTAATCTAAAAGACTCAACACCATTATCGGATTTTTTCAAGCGAATCAATTTTAGAAAAGGTCGAGTATCTGCAATCTCAGCAACTGCAAGGAAATTAGCAATCATCATTTGGAATATGGTCGTTAAAAATCAAGCTTATGTCAATCCGGAAGGCTACTTATTTTTGGATGAAAAAAGAAAACTAGGCTTAGTAAAAAGGATTCAAAAACAAATTACTAAATTTGGTTTGACTAATGAAGAAATTAATTTCGCAACTAATTGA
- a CDS encoding SRPBCC family protein, producing the protein MPRIELRTEIKADKRIVFDLSRSIDLHKISTEHTNEKAIAGKTSGLIGMDESVTWRAKHFGIYQNLTSRITEFDRPKYFADEMVKGAFKEFKHEHHFAELNGGTLMTDFFDYKSPFGILGKLADELFLKRYMTELLTERNRIVKEFAESEKWKKFLTE; encoded by the coding sequence ATGCCACGAATTGAACTTCGCACTGAAATAAAAGCGGATAAGAGAATAGTTTTCGACCTTTCAAGAAGTATCGATTTACATAAAATTTCAACCGAACATACAAATGAAAAAGCAATTGCGGGAAAAACGAGCGGATTAATAGGAATGGATGAAAGCGTTACATGGAGAGCGAAACACTTTGGAATTTATCAAAATCTAACTTCCAGAATTACGGAGTTTGACCGACCAAAATACTTTGCTGACGAAATGGTAAAAGGAGCGTTTAAAGAATTTAAACACGAACATCATTTTGCGGAATTGAATGGAGGAACTTTAATGACTGACTTTTTTGATTACAAATCACCTTTTGGAATTTTAGGAAAATTAGCAGACGAGTTGTTTCTTAAAAGATATATGACTGAATTACTAACAGAGCGGAATCGGATTGTAAAGGAATTTGCGGAATCTGAAAAATGGAAAAAATTTTTAACTGAATAA
- a CDS encoding IS110 family transposase — protein MNENKISMEIINSNAAGIDIGSRSHWVAVGQKEEDIKEFGVFNEDLKNLSNWLKEKDIQTVAMESTGTYWQALYAILLADGFQVILCNGKFTKNIKGRKTDVQDCQWIQKLHSIGLLTGSFLPDEITEKLRTYCRHRANLLDSAASTSKNAKYLRLLNLRLDVVVNDICGLTGLLIIHAICNGEKIL, from the coding sequence ATGAATGAGAACAAAATTTCAATGGAAATTATCAATTCAAATGCTGCAGGAATTGATATTGGTAGCCGATCTCACTGGGTTGCGGTTGGCCAAAAAGAGGAAGATATTAAAGAGTTTGGTGTTTTTAATGAGGACTTAAAAAATCTCTCAAATTGGCTCAAAGAAAAAGACATTCAAACCGTTGCAATGGAAAGTACAGGAACTTATTGGCAAGCACTTTATGCTATTTTATTGGCTGATGGATTCCAAGTGATTTTGTGTAATGGCAAATTCACTAAGAATATTAAAGGCAGAAAAACAGATGTTCAAGATTGTCAATGGATTCAAAAACTACACAGTATAGGCCTTTTAACAGGTAGTTTCCTTCCAGATGAAATTACAGAGAAGCTCAGAACCTACTGTCGTCATCGTGCAAATTTATTAGATTCTGCAGCAAGCACTTCAAAAAATGCAAAATATTTACGGTTATTAAACCTTCGATTAGATGTTGTTGTTAATGACATCTGTGGTTTAACTGGATTACTCATCATTCATGCGATTTGCAACGGAGAAAAGATCCTTTAA